One part of the Tunicatimonas pelagia genome encodes these proteins:
- a CDS encoding bifunctional diaminohydroxyphosphoribosylaminopyrimidine deaminase/5-amino-6-(5-phosphoribosylamino)uracil reductase RibD: MKEHNGQEDRYMEAALQISKQALPDCLPNPPVGCVVVSEGKIIAKGFTQPPGEPHAEVHALSQIPERLNELTVYITLEPCSFYGKTPSCATTIATDTRIGKVVVAMIDPDPRNNGKGIAILKSKGKKVVLNVASEKVSKFLRPYLVKN, from the coding sequence ATGAAGGAGCACAATGGTCAAGAAGATCGCTACATGGAAGCTGCTTTACAAATAAGTAAACAAGCACTTCCTGATTGTCTACCCAATCCGCCGGTCGGTTGCGTAGTTGTGTCAGAGGGTAAAATTATAGCCAAAGGTTTCACTCAGCCTCCGGGTGAGCCGCACGCTGAAGTACATGCATTGTCTCAAATACCTGAACGCCTAAACGAGCTAACAGTATACATCACTTTAGAACCCTGTTCCTTCTACGGAAAAACTCCCTCTTGCGCGACAACCATCGCTACCGATACGAGAATTGGTAAAGTAGTTGTAGCGATGATTGATCCTGATCCTAGAAACAATGGTAAGGGCATTGCTATTCTGAAATCGAAAGGAAAAAAGGTGGTACTCAATGTCGCCTCTGAAAAAGTATCCAAGTTCTTACGCCCTTACCTTGTAAAGAATTGA
- a CDS encoding ThuA domain-containing protein: MKKALILTTLFLLSTVVAFSQEVVKVLIVDGQNNHGHWPKITYMLKKHLEDTDMFSVDVARSAYTWKGEEFLSEFTIESVGETTALEEPKPDSNFSPNFSAYDAVICNFGWNAAPWPEKTKKSFEKYMKKGGGLVVFHAADNSFPEWEAYNQMIGLGGWGDRTEKDGPLVYYTDEGELVRDTSPGKAGAHGPESEYQIQIRKPDHPITQGMPEVWMHTQDELYNSLRGPAENMEILATAYSAEDLKGTGRHEPALMTLTYGKGRVFHNIMGHADYSVACVGFLTTMLRGTEWAATGKVTQSIPADFPTADVSSSREALVKE; this comes from the coding sequence ATGAAAAAAGCGCTTATCCTTACTACCCTTTTCTTACTGAGCACAGTTGTTGCCTTCAGTCAGGAAGTTGTTAAAGTACTAATTGTCGACGGACAGAATAACCACGGACACTGGCCTAAAATCACCTACATGCTGAAGAAGCACCTGGAAGATACCGATATGTTCTCCGTAGATGTAGCGCGTTCAGCTTATACCTGGAAGGGTGAAGAATTTCTTTCGGAATTTACAATAGAAAGCGTGGGGGAAACCACTGCATTAGAAGAGCCTAAACCTGACTCTAACTTCAGCCCCAATTTTTCGGCTTACGATGCAGTGATCTGCAACTTCGGTTGGAACGCCGCCCCTTGGCCAGAGAAAACGAAGAAGTCATTTGAAAAATACATGAAAAAGGGGGGTGGGTTAGTCGTTTTCCACGCGGCAGATAACTCTTTTCCTGAGTGGGAAGCCTATAACCAGATGATTGGGTTGGGGGGCTGGGGCGACCGCACTGAGAAAGATGGCCCGCTGGTTTATTACACCGACGAGGGCGAGCTGGTACGCGACACCAGCCCAGGCAAGGCCGGAGCGCATGGCCCCGAAAGCGAATATCAGATTCAGATCAGAAAACCCGACCATCCAATCACGCAGGGAATGCCCGAAGTATGGATGCATACCCAAGATGAATTGTACAACAGCCTACGCGGCCCTGCTGAAAATATGGAAATACTGGCTACCGCTTATTCGGCTGAAGACCTGAAAGGAACCGGACGACACGAGCCCGCCCTGATGACATTGACTTACGGCAAAGGACGCGTCTTTCACAATATTATGGGGCACGCTGATTATTCAGTAGCCTGCGTAGGTTTCCTCACCACCATGTTGCGGGGCACCGAATGGGCTGCTACCGGAAAAGTAACCCAATCAATTCCTGCCGACTTTCCTACCGCCGATGTAAGTAGCTCAAGAGAGGCACTAGTAAAGGAGTAA
- the hepT gene encoding type VII toxin-antitoxin system HepT family RNase toxin: MADDVIVNKAATVERCIRHIQEDYDTEFRTNFTKQDAVILNLERACQACIDIASHVVKSRKLGVPQISRELFTLLAERQIIPVSLAENLQGMVSFRNIAVHDYAVLNLDIVISGKTFNRFY, from the coding sequence ATGGCAGATGATGTTATAGTTAACAAAGCAGCCACCGTTGAACGCTGCATTCGGCATATTCAAGAAGATTATGATACGGAGTTTCGTACTAATTTCACTAAGCAAGATGCTGTGATTCTTAACTTAGAGCGAGCTTGCCAGGCGTGTATTGATATAGCCTCTCACGTAGTGAAGAGTCGCAAATTAGGAGTACCTCAAATCAGCCGAGAGTTATTTACTTTGTTGGCAGAGCGCCAGATAATTCCGGTTTCGCTAGCTGAAAACTTACAAGGAATGGTGAGTTTTCGTAACATTGCGGTGCACGACTATGCGGTGCTTAATCTGGATATTGTGATCAGTGGAAAAACATTTAACCGATTTTACTGA
- the mntA gene encoding type VII toxin-antitoxin system MntA family adenylyltransferase antitoxin has translation MMSLNQQITSYLLPLLPNTWAIYLFGSYAQQQVTAESDIDIAVLGSQQLKPVHRREIIQQLAKLLGREVDLVDLQQASTVVQFQVVSTGERIYCHNENEMAWWKLKVYQLYLTLNDDRKPILEEIKRTRTIYGR, from the coding sequence ATGATGTCTCTGAACCAGCAAATCACATCGTACTTACTACCCTTGCTACCCAACACTTGGGCAATCTACTTATTCGGAAGCTACGCGCAGCAGCAGGTAACCGCTGAAAGTGATATTGATATAGCGGTACTTGGCTCCCAGCAGCTAAAACCAGTCCATCGCCGGGAGATCATTCAGCAACTTGCCAAATTGTTGGGGCGCGAAGTCGATTTGGTTGATTTGCAGCAGGCTTCTACCGTAGTACAGTTTCAGGTAGTAAGCACAGGAGAACGTATTTACTGCCATAATGAAAACGAGATGGCTTGGTGGAAGCTGAAGGTTTATCAGCTCTATCTTACCCTAAATGATGACCGCAAACCCATTTTAGAGGAAATTAAAAGAACGAGGACTATTTATGGCAGATGA
- a CDS encoding penicillin-binding protein activator LpoB, translating into MNTLQYQTLFFSLALLVLLGCAQKTVTRVDTNSDIDLSGRWNDADSRRVAEALSESVLSSAWRGDFAQREGRKPVVIVGLITNKSHEHIEPSTFIKDIEKEMVRTGLVRVVQHNEFREKLREERADQQEFASPETQKRWGQELGADYMMFGTINSIVDSEGRRQVTFYQIDLELAHLETNELVWVDGKKIKKYIVG; encoded by the coding sequence ATGAATACTCTTCAATACCAAACCCTCTTCTTCTCGTTAGCTTTGTTAGTACTGCTGGGTTGCGCTCAGAAAACGGTAACTCGCGTAGATACTAACTCAGATATTGACCTTTCCGGTCGTTGGAATGATGCCGACTCTCGTCGGGTGGCCGAAGCTTTATCCGAAAGTGTATTGTCCAGTGCTTGGCGGGGTGACTTTGCCCAGCGAGAAGGCCGTAAGCCGGTGGTCATCGTCGGGCTGATTACCAACAAAAGCCACGAGCATATCGAACCGAGCACATTCATCAAAGATATTGAAAAGGAAATGGTTCGCACCGGTTTAGTACGGGTAGTGCAGCACAATGAGTTCCGGGAAAAGCTGCGGGAAGAACGAGCCGACCAGCAGGAGTTTGCCTCTCCCGAAACCCAAAAGCGTTGGGGACAAGAGTTGGGTGCGGACTACATGATGTTCGGCACCATCAACTCTATAGTGGATAGTGAAGGCCGACGGCAAGTAACTTTTTACCAGATCGATTTGGAACTAGCTCATCTGGAAACCAATGAACTGGTTTGGGTAGATGGCAAAAAAATCAAAAAGTATATTGTCGGTTGA
- a CDS encoding COG3014 family protein, which yields MRTRISIAFLALLLSACASYYRMNERFNRSFEDGDLERAEKVLAGNKKAPKGKAQLLYYLNRGVVASMQGNFEDSNDFLERAYEVGEDLRNNYWNVATSLLINPMVAYYTGEDHELLLLHYYKALNYLQLGNTQAALVECKRMNIKLTKFSSQYKSGASKGKVKYHRDAFIHTLMGIIYEADRDYNNAFIAYRNAVDIYQEDYLPMFGLDAPEQLQRDLLRTAHRMGFTNELQRYEKLLGRKYKAQATSGGELVFFWNNGLGPVKSEWNINFALIRGRGGAMVFQNDELGWNFPFAVDSDEEYEEKGLDDIELVRVAFPKYVERSPYFTKAQLQSSSGTSRKLELAQDINSIAFHSLRQRMFKEFGISLLRVALKKAAEYGVRSENEDLGAIIGLVNALTERADTRNWQTIPHSISYTRLSLPTGEQSVKLQLSQSNANAHQHDFTYTIRRNRTTFGTFHSLESTSALFPYLSY from the coding sequence ATGAGAACCCGAATTTCCATAGCGTTCCTAGCTTTATTGCTGAGTGCTTGTGCTTCGTACTACCGTATGAACGAGCGGTTCAATCGGTCGTTTGAGGATGGCGATTTGGAGCGGGCAGAGAAGGTGCTGGCAGGAAACAAAAAGGCACCCAAAGGAAAGGCCCAACTACTGTACTACCTCAACCGGGGAGTGGTGGCTTCTATGCAGGGAAATTTTGAGGATAGCAATGATTTCCTGGAAAGAGCCTACGAAGTGGGGGAAGATTTGCGGAATAACTACTGGAATGTTGCTACTTCATTACTGATTAATCCGATGGTGGCTTACTACACGGGTGAAGATCATGAGCTACTGCTGCTACATTACTACAAAGCCCTGAACTATCTCCAGCTAGGTAATACCCAGGCTGCTTTGGTTGAGTGTAAGCGCATGAATATTAAGCTTACTAAGTTTAGTAGTCAATATAAATCTGGGGCGAGCAAAGGGAAGGTGAAATACCATAGGGATGCGTTCATTCATACGCTAATGGGAATTATTTACGAAGCTGATCGGGATTACAACAATGCCTTTATTGCTTACCGCAACGCCGTAGATATTTACCAGGAAGATTACCTACCCATGTTCGGATTGGATGCTCCCGAGCAGCTACAGCGAGATTTATTACGAACAGCCCACCGGATGGGCTTTACCAATGAGCTGCAACGCTACGAGAAGTTATTGGGTAGAAAGTACAAGGCTCAGGCCACTAGCGGAGGAGAATTGGTATTTTTCTGGAACAATGGATTAGGGCCAGTAAAATCAGAGTGGAACATAAACTTTGCCTTGATTCGGGGAAGGGGTGGAGCGATGGTATTTCAGAATGATGAGTTGGGTTGGAATTTTCCGTTTGCTGTAGATAGCGACGAGGAGTACGAAGAAAAAGGGCTAGACGATATAGAATTGGTACGGGTTGCGTTCCCAAAGTACGTTGAGCGTTCTCCGTACTTTACCAAAGCGCAACTGCAATCATCATCGGGAACCTCCCGAAAGCTGGAACTAGCCCAAGACATTAATAGCATTGCGTTTCATAGTTTGCGACAGCGTATGTTTAAAGAGTTTGGTATATCTTTACTAAGAGTAGCCCTGAAGAAGGCTGCCGAGTACGGGGTTAGATCCGAAAATGAAGATTTGGGAGCCATTATTGGTCTAGTTAACGCCCTGACTGAGCGGGCTGATACCCGCAACTGGCAAACCATTCCCCACAGTATTAGCTACACCCGTTTATCTTTACCCACCGGTGAACAAAGTGTGAAACTACAATTAAGTCAGTCTAATGCGAATGCCCACCAGCACGATTTCACCTACACTATTCGTAGAAATCGAACTACTTTTGGAACCTTTCACTCCTTAGAGTCAACTTCAGCTCTCTTCCCGTATCTCTCGTACTGA
- a CDS encoding zinc-dependent peptidase, with protein MNTFFTIVGFGLFAFLGYWAWQQNRPAYRVPRKFPPEWRELLQKHIHFYQNLDAKGRRRFERKVRNFLRQVRITGVRTKVTDLDRLLTASSAVIPLFSFPRWNYTYLHEVLLYPSAFDRNFSTENPEQVITGMVGNGRNMEGVMILSKHSLKQGFANTTDKHNVGIHEFVHILDKQDGAIDGVPGELNDREYAKPWLQLMHREMERIRKGKSDIDEYAGTKEEEFLAVTSEYFFERPKLFKSKHPELYKMLRKVYHQDMAKRLRNPFRKPKRIGRNDPCPCGSGERFKKCCMNN; from the coding sequence ATGAATACCTTTTTTACCATCGTAGGTTTTGGCTTATTCGCTTTTCTAGGTTACTGGGCCTGGCAACAGAACCGTCCGGCGTACCGAGTTCCTCGCAAATTTCCTCCCGAGTGGCGCGAACTGCTACAAAAACACATTCATTTTTACCAGAACTTGGATGCCAAAGGGCGACGGCGTTTCGAGAGGAAAGTCCGTAACTTTCTGCGGCAAGTGCGTATTACCGGGGTGCGTACCAAAGTTACCGACCTAGATCGACTACTCACAGCCAGTAGTGCCGTTATTCCCCTCTTTAGCTTTCCTCGTTGGAACTACACCTATCTCCACGAGGTGCTATTATATCCATCCGCCTTTGACCGAAATTTCTCTACCGAAAATCCCGAACAGGTAATTACCGGAATGGTGGGTAACGGTCGTAATATGGAGGGGGTGATGATTTTGAGTAAGCATAGTTTGAAACAGGGCTTTGCAAATACTACCGATAAGCACAATGTGGGTATTCACGAATTTGTGCATATTCTGGATAAGCAAGACGGTGCTATCGACGGTGTTCCGGGAGAACTTAACGATCGGGAATACGCCAAGCCTTGGCTACAACTCATGCACCGCGAGATGGAACGTATTAGAAAGGGCAAGAGCGATATTGATGAATATGCCGGAACCAAAGAGGAAGAATTTCTGGCGGTAACCAGCGAATACTTCTTCGAGCGCCCTAAACTATTCAAGAGTAAACACCCTGAGTTGTATAAAATGCTGCGTAAAGTGTACCATCAGGATATGGCTAAACGTTTACGAAATCCTTTTCGCAAGCCCAAACGTATTGGCCGAAATGACCCTTGCCCTTGCGGATCAGGTGAGAGGTTTAAAAAATGCTGTATGAATAATTGA
- a CDS encoding DMT family transporter, which yields MPYLLLLVPLLIGMGVVVQAGANTQLSQMLANPFIAGLISFVIGTLCLLIINIVMRSDFSVLTVHNIAQTHWWMWLGGLMGAFFITSVIVIAPKIGPTQLFGLIIASQLTFSAVVDHYGWLGFQAQPINIKKIVGVLFLMAGTFLIQWGKR from the coding sequence ATGCCATATTTACTGTTGTTGGTTCCACTACTAATTGGAATGGGAGTTGTAGTGCAAGCCGGTGCTAACACCCAACTAAGCCAAATGCTGGCGAACCCCTTCATTGCTGGGTTAATTTCTTTCGTGATCGGTACGCTCTGTCTCCTCATTATTAATATTGTAATGCGATCCGACTTCTCGGTGTTAACCGTGCATAACATCGCTCAGACTCACTGGTGGATGTGGCTGGGTGGATTAATGGGAGCCTTCTTTATTACCTCAGTCATTGTAATAGCGCCTAAAATTGGTCCCACGCAACTGTTTGGCCTTATCATTGCCAGTCAGCTTACTTTTTCTGCCGTGGTGGATCATTACGGTTGGTTAGGCTTTCAGGCACAACCTATTAATATCAAAAAGATTGTAGGAGTGCTCTTCCTAATGGCTGGTACGTTTCTCATTCAATGGGGAAAACGTTGA
- a CDS encoding FAD-binding and (Fe-S)-binding domain-containing protein has protein sequence MNLEKLAEQLQGELFTDHAMRTLYATDASAYQEMPLAVAVPETEADIATLVRFANRYRTSLIPRAAGTSLAGQVVGNGIVVDISQKFTDILEVDLHEHWVRVQPGVIRDDLNKYLEKYELFFGPETSTANRAMIGGMMGNNSCGLHSPIYGTTREHVLEVRAILSDGSFTEFKPLTPEEFEKKCTGETAVSELEASIYRQLRDQLSKAEVQQEIRQQFPRPEIKRRRNTGYAVDVLLDSEVFGGTDVFNLCKLLSGSEGSLAFITEIKLNCLPLPPKEIGLACPHFHSIDASLRANIIAMKHGAGASELMDHHIIERTRAHQEYRKNAYFIEGEPKAVLMIEFARDTREEVDAAIEAMYAEMKAEGYGYHFPVLYDEDTKTAWNVRKAGLGLLGNVVGDFKAQPVIEDTAVAVEDLPDYIAEFNETLEKYGLSCVHYAHAGDGELHLRPILNLKLEEGNAMFRTIAQDIANLVKKYRGSLSGEHGDGRLRAEFIQQMIGDKNYELIREIKHTWDPNTIFNPGKIVDAPPMNRQLRYMPDHPTPEIETVLDFSQNQGVLRATEQCNGSGDCRKTHLSGGTMCPSYMATRREKDTTRARANILRHFLTNSNQSNRFAHDEIKEVMDLCLSCKGCKAECPSNVDVGKMKAEFLQHYYDEKGIPLQTRIIANFTKLTALAAYTPRLYNWAVTNPLIGGVIKQVNGFAQRRSLPLLHKTTLRKWYDAQQPMVSSSGLSVSSPEIPTVVSEATKGKVYFFCDEFTNYNDTEIGIKAIQLLEKLGYEVEIPKHEESGRTFLSKGLIRQAQGIARKNIALLKDVVSEETPIVGVEPSAILTLRDEYVDLTRGEEQQTAQRIAAHTYTFDEFIAREIDRGNITKDDFTTEPRLIKLHGHCHQKALSSMVPTKKMLTLPENYQMHMIPSGCCGMAGSFGYEKDKYEVSMQIGELVLFPIVREQPEEVIIAAPGTSCRHQIKDGTGRVALHPAEVLYDALK, from the coding sequence ATGAATCTGGAAAAACTGGCTGAGCAACTTCAAGGAGAGTTATTTACCGACCATGCTATGCGTACGCTGTACGCTACGGATGCGTCGGCTTACCAAGAAATGCCTCTGGCCGTAGCAGTTCCAGAAACCGAAGCCGATATTGCTACGCTTGTCCGGTTTGCGAATCGCTACCGTACTTCATTAATTCCGCGGGCAGCCGGTACTTCCCTGGCCGGGCAGGTGGTTGGCAATGGTATTGTTGTGGACATTTCTCAGAAGTTTACCGATATACTGGAAGTAGACCTGCACGAACACTGGGTGCGGGTGCAACCTGGGGTTATCCGCGATGATCTAAATAAATATCTAGAAAAATACGAATTGTTCTTCGGTCCTGAGACCTCCACCGCCAACCGCGCCATGATTGGAGGCATGATGGGTAATAATTCTTGTGGTTTGCATTCACCCATCTACGGAACTACCCGAGAGCACGTGTTAGAAGTTCGTGCCATTCTGAGCGATGGTAGCTTCACCGAGTTTAAGCCCCTCACTCCCGAAGAATTTGAGAAAAAATGCACGGGTGAAACGGCAGTTAGCGAACTGGAAGCCAGTATTTACCGTCAGCTACGCGATCAGCTTTCCAAAGCGGAAGTACAGCAAGAGATTCGCCAGCAATTTCCTCGCCCCGAGATTAAACGCCGCCGGAATACGGGCTACGCCGTTGATGTGCTGCTAGATAGTGAAGTATTTGGTGGAACCGATGTATTCAATCTCTGTAAGTTGCTCAGTGGTTCCGAAGGTTCACTGGCATTTATCACTGAGATCAAGCTAAACTGCTTGCCACTGCCTCCCAAAGAAATAGGGTTGGCCTGTCCGCACTTTCATTCTATTGACGCAAGTTTACGGGCTAATATTATCGCGATGAAGCACGGTGCCGGAGCTTCGGAGCTGATGGATCACCATATTATTGAGCGCACCCGCGCTCACCAAGAGTATCGCAAAAATGCCTACTTCATTGAGGGTGAACCCAAAGCGGTGCTGATGATTGAGTTTGCCCGCGACACCCGCGAAGAAGTTGATGCTGCTATTGAGGCCATGTACGCTGAAATGAAAGCGGAGGGCTACGGTTATCACTTTCCGGTGCTCTACGACGAAGATACCAAGACTGCCTGGAATGTACGTAAAGCTGGTTTAGGTTTGTTAGGAAATGTAGTCGGTGATTTTAAGGCGCAACCAGTAATTGAAGATACTGCTGTAGCCGTAGAAGACTTACCCGACTATATTGCGGAGTTTAATGAAACACTGGAAAAATACGGACTATCCTGCGTTCACTATGCCCACGCGGGCGATGGGGAACTACATTTACGCCCAATTCTGAATTTAAAGTTGGAAGAAGGAAATGCAATGTTCCGAACCATTGCTCAGGACATTGCCAATTTGGTAAAAAAATACCGGGGCTCGCTAAGCGGTGAGCACGGCGACGGGCGACTGCGAGCCGAATTCATCCAGCAGATGATTGGCGATAAGAACTACGAACTAATCCGGGAGATTAAACACACCTGGGATCCCAATACTATTTTCAATCCTGGTAAAATTGTGGATGCTCCGCCCATGAACCGCCAACTTCGGTACATGCCCGATCACCCTACTCCCGAGATTGAAACCGTACTGGACTTTAGTCAGAACCAAGGTGTTTTGCGGGCTACGGAACAGTGTAACGGCTCCGGCGATTGTCGCAAAACCCACTTAAGCGGGGGAACGATGTGCCCCAGCTACATGGCTACCCGTCGGGAGAAAGATACTACCCGCGCCCGCGCCAATATTCTTCGTCATTTTCTAACCAATTCCAACCAATCGAATCGTTTTGCTCACGATGAAATCAAGGAAGTGATGGATTTGTGTCTGTCGTGCAAGGGCTGTAAAGCCGAATGTCCTTCTAACGTAGATGTAGGCAAAATGAAAGCAGAGTTCTTGCAGCATTATTACGACGAAAAAGGAATTCCGCTACAAACGCGAATCATTGCGAATTTCACTAAACTTACGGCGCTAGCTGCTTATACGCCTCGTCTCTACAACTGGGCCGTCACGAATCCGCTTATCGGCGGGGTAATTAAACAGGTAAATGGCTTTGCCCAAAGACGCTCGCTACCGTTACTTCATAAAACGACCTTACGCAAATGGTACGATGCCCAGCAACCTATGGTAAGCAGCAGTGGCTTATCGGTGAGTTCACCCGAAATACCCACCGTTGTTTCCGAAGCTACCAAAGGTAAAGTGTACTTCTTTTGCGATGAGTTCACCAACTACAACGACACTGAAATTGGCATCAAAGCAATTCAGTTGCTAGAGAAGTTGGGTTACGAAGTAGAAATTCCGAAGCATGAGGAAAGCGGACGGACGTTCCTTTCTAAAGGGTTAATTCGGCAGGCACAGGGCATTGCCCGAAAAAATATTGCTTTACTAAAAGATGTAGTAAGTGAAGAAACTCCCATTGTTGGAGTAGAACCGTCGGCTATTTTAACCTTGCGTGATGAATACGTAGACCTAACTCGGGGCGAGGAACAACAAACTGCCCAGCGTATTGCAGCGCATACCTATACCTTCGACGAGTTTATTGCCCGGGAAATTGACCGAGGAAATATCACCAAAGATGACTTTACCACCGAACCGCGGTTGATTAAGCTACATGGTCACTGCCACCAAAAGGCGTTGTCATCAATGGTGCCTACCAAGAAAATGCTGACGCTACCTGAGAACTACCAAATGCACATGATCCCTTCGGGATGCTGTGGTATGGCGGGTTCGTTTGGTTACGAGAAAGATAAGTACGAAGTATCTATGCAGATTGGAGAACTAGTGCTATTTCCTATTGTGCGCGAGCAACCAGAAGAGGTAATTATTGCGGCTCCCGGAACCAGTTGCCGCCATCAGATTAAAGACGGTACCGGTCGGGTTGCGCTCCATCCGGCGGAGGTTTTGTACGATGCATTGAAGTAG
- a CDS encoding DUF427 domain-containing protein: protein MKRIKPKPGQESVWDYPRPPRVEDVSKHVRVVFNGTVIADTNRAKRVLETSHPPVYYIPPEDITMEFLHQLPQTTYCEFKGRAAYYTVRVDEKEAPAAAWFYPNPVKGYEGLKDHVAFYPSRMEACYVGDEQVQSQEGDFYGGWITSEIVGPFKGGAGTWGW, encoded by the coding sequence ATGAAACGAATTAAACCAAAACCCGGACAGGAATCTGTGTGGGATTATCCGCGTCCGCCTCGGGTGGAAGATGTAAGTAAGCATGTGCGGGTGGTTTTTAACGGAACCGTGATTGCCGACACCAATCGGGCTAAGCGAGTACTGGAAACCAGTCACCCTCCGGTATACTACATTCCACCGGAAGATATTACGATGGAATTTTTGCATCAGCTTCCTCAGACGACCTACTGCGAGTTCAAGGGAAGAGCGGCTTACTACACCGTGCGAGTAGATGAAAAAGAAGCTCCGGCCGCAGCCTGGTTTTACCCCAACCCCGTGAAAGGCTACGAAGGGTTAAAAGATCACGTAGCGTTTTACCCCAGCAGAATGGAAGCTTGTTACGTAGGCGATGAGCAAGTGCAATCCCAAGAAGGGGACTTCTACGGTGGCTGGATTACCTCCGAAATCGTCGGCCCATTCAAGGGCGGAGCAGGAACCTGGGGTTGGTAA
- a CDS encoding DUF3226 domain-containing protein — translation MAVHRKLLIVEGKDDYHVMLALRQKFGMEDIYEISPRGNKEESENVDTLLTSILVEAKKSGQESLGVVIDRDTADPNKNKDRWQQIKNRLSPLGYAMPEFAPADGAILPSPELGLSKIGIWLMPDNQTPGMLEDFMRLLVPENDECLVFAEKTLQALEEKEIQRYKEVHRSKALIHTWIAWQDKPGIPLGQSTTRYLDIDTKLCQQFASWLNELFNETQDETN, via the coding sequence ATGGCAGTTCATCGTAAGCTACTAATCGTTGAAGGAAAAGATGATTATCACGTCATGCTGGCTTTGCGTCAAAAGTTCGGTATGGAAGACATTTACGAAATTTCGCCGAGGGGAAATAAAGAAGAGAGTGAGAATGTTGATACGCTACTAACATCTATTCTGGTAGAAGCAAAAAAATCAGGGCAAGAGTCATTAGGAGTTGTAATAGATAGAGATACCGCTGATCCTAACAAGAACAAAGATCGCTGGCAGCAAATTAAAAATAGACTATCACCTTTAGGCTACGCTATGCCCGAATTTGCTCCTGCGGATGGAGCCATTCTCCCTTCCCCTGAACTGGGGCTTTCTAAGATTGGTATATGGCTCATGCCTGACAATCAAACCCCTGGTATGCTCGAGGATTTTATGCGGCTTCTAGTGCCTGAGAATGACGAATGCCTTGTTTTTGCCGAAAAAACTTTACAAGCATTAGAGGAGAAAGAAATTCAGCGTTACAAGGAAGTGCATCGATCTAAAGCGCTTATTCATACCTGGATTGCTTGGCAAGATAAACCTGGCATTCCTCTCGGTCAGTCTACTACTCGCTATTTAGATATTGATACTAAACTCTGTCAGCAGTTTGCAAGTTGGCTAAACGAGCTATTCAACGAAACTCAAGATGAAACGAATTAA